GAGCCGGTCGATCACGGTCGACAACGAGACGCGGCCGACCACCGCCATCGTGGTCAGCAGCGCCACCGCGGCTGCGGCGCGCTCGCGGCCGATCAACGGGTCGAGATAGGCGATCAAGTGCACGATGAAGCCGACCTGCGCGAACAGCACCAGCGCGAACGCGATGGTGACGGTGAGGAACGCAATGTCGCGGAACGCATCGCGGCGGATCGCGCCCGACGACAGCGCCTGCACCGCACCCGGCCCGGCGGGATGCTCCGCGATGCGCAGCGGCGGGCGGCCGACGACGATCGCGACGACCGGCATCAGCAATACCCCGGCGATCGCCGCCGCCAGCGTCGCGTCGGCAAATCCGAAATGTCCGATCGCCGCGACCAGCAACGGCACGCCGGCGATGCCGCCGAAGCTGGCGCCGTTCAGCGCCAGGCTGATCGCCATGCCGCGGCGCCGGTCGAACCACAGCCCGAGCGTGCTGGTGATGGCGCCGAGGCTGGTGCCGGCCCAACCGACCGCGAGCAGCACATAGACGGCGTAGAGCTGCCAGACCGCATCGATCCGGCCGAGCAGCGCGGTGCCGAGCGCCATCGCGGCGATGCCGCCGAGCAGACAGGCGCGCGGCCCGATCACGCGGATGACGTCGCCGACGAAGGCGACCAGCAGCGCGCCGCCGAGATAGAAGAACGTCGTCGCGGTCGCGATCAGCGACGACGGCCAGCCGTGCAGCCGCGTCAGCTCGGCGAGATAGACGCTCTGGCCGTAGAAGCCGAGCGCCCAGCCGAAGGTCGCGACCGCAAAACACATCGCGACGATCCGCCAGCCTTCATAGCGAATCGAACTCTCGTCGCGCAGCGGAAGGTTCACCATCCGCGGCGACCGGCCTTCGTCGCACGCGACGGCATCGGCGTCTCCCCTGCGTCCGGCTCGGACGGCCGGATCGTCTTGTTGTTCTTCGTCGCGATCAGATGCCGCGTTCTGGCACGGCGGCTGCGGCCGCCGCCACCCGTTTTCGCGACCAGCCGGTGATCGCGAGCACGACGAGGCCGAGCAGAACCGGCGGAAACACCGTCAGGTTGACGGTCGCCCAGCCGTAATTCGCCAGCAATTGCCCGGACCCGAACGAGCCCAGCGCCATCATGCCGAACACCACGAAATCGTTGAACGCCTGCACCTTGTTCTTTTCGCTCGGCTGGTGGGTCTCCAGCACCAGCGCCGAAGCGCCGACGAAGGCGAAATTCCAGCCTACCCCGATCACGAACAGCGTCGCCCAGAAATGCGGGGCGGTGATCCCCATCAGGCCGATCGACGCGCCTGCAGCTTCCAGCGCCAGCCCGAGCGCGACCACGCGCGGCGCGCCGAATTTCGCGATCAGCGAGCCGGTGAAGAAGCTCGGCGCATACATCGCGACGATGTGCCATTGCAGGCCGAAATTGGAATCGCTGATCGGCAGCCCGCACATCTGCATCGCGAGCGGCGCCGACGTCATCACCAGATTCATCATCGGATAGGCGATCGCGCCGCACATCGCCGCGGCGATGAAGCGCGGCTGCCGCACGATTTCGAGCAGCGGCCGGCCGCCGGCGAAATCGGCGGGCTGCGGCTTCGGCGCGTCGACGCTCCACAGCACCGCCATCGCGACCAGCGCGACCGCGGCTTGCACCAGATAGCTGAAGGCGAACAGATAAGGCTGCCAAATGTCCATGGTCCACTGCACCAGCTGCGGACCGAGCACGCCGGCGAACACGCCGCCGGCCATCACCCAGGATACCGCCTTGGGGCGATACGCGACGCTGGCGCCGTCGGCGGCGGCGAAGCGATAGGATTGCGACACCGCGCCGTACAGCCCGCCGAGAAAGGTGGCCACGCAGAACAGCTCGAACGAGCCGTACAGGATCGCCAGCGCGCCGAGCAGGCCGGTGAACGCGCCGCAGCCGGCGCCGATCATGAAGGAGACGCGGCGGCCATAGCGCCGCGCGATCGCGCCGGTCGGCAGCGTGCCGGCGGCGAGGCCGACCACATACATCGAGATCGGCACGGTCGCGAGCGCCACGCTGGGCGCGAGCTGCGCGCCGATGATCGAGCCGGTGGCGAAGATCACCGCCGCATTGGCGCCGGTCAGCGCCTGCGCCGCCGCCAGCCGCATCACGTTCGAGCGTGCGCGCGCATCGTCAGCGAATCCATCGATCGCGGTCGCGTCAACCATTGGTCGTTTCGCCCTTCACCCGGTTCGTGTGCGGCCGGGCCGCAGGATCGCGCCGCATCATAGGCCGCAGCGGCCCGCGATCAACTGCCGCGGCCGGACCTAACCTATGCGAAGCATTCAGGTTTCGCCGCTTCGGGAGAAGCACAGGATGAGATTGTTGGCCGGCATCTCGACGATTTCGGCCAGAGACAGGCCGCCCCCTGCCGCGAGCTGCTGCAATTCGTCGACGTCGCGCACGCCCCATTCGGCATTGGCAGCGCGCAGGCTGGTGTCGAACACCGCATTGCTGATCGCGGTATGGTGGCCGTCGCGCTTGAACGGCCCATACAGGATCAAGCGCCCGTCCGGCCGCAGCGTGCGCGCGGCGCCGGCGAACAGCCCCTCCGCGACCGGCCACGGCGCGATGTGCACGACATTCGCGCAAAACACCGCCGCCAGCGGCCCCGGACCGCGCCCGTCGGTCATCTCCGCGCACCAGGCCGGATCGGACAGATCGATCCGCAGCGGCGGCCGCACATTGTCGAGCCCCGCGTAAGCGCGCCAGGCGGCAATGCTGATCAGATGCTGCGGATGACAATCGCTCGGCCACCAGACGATCCCGGGATGCGCGCGGGCGAATGCGATGACGTGCTGGCCGGTGCCGCTGCCGGCCTCGAGCACGTCGCCCGTTGTTCCGTGCAGCAGCCGGCCCAGCACCTCGCAGATCGCCTGCTGGTTGCGATGAAAGGCGGCGGCGTCGAGCCGGCCGTCGGGCTCGACCGGCCGACCGTCCTTGCCGAACTCGACCACATAGTCAGCCATCCGCCCCGCTCCTCGTTGATCTGACGCAAGCCGCGTTGTCACTTCCAAGCCACATAGCGAAACAAAGCGGCGGCGACAAACCAAGCCGGCCCGCAACGCCGCCAAGGGCGAATTGACTTTGCGCATTCTGACACTTTTAGTTGTAGGCGACGGTTCCTCTCCGGAGGATCAAAAGGGAATGCGGTGCGGGTGCCTTCGGAAACCCAACTCCGCAGCTGTTCCCGCAACTGTAAGCGGTTCGACTTTCGTCGGAATGCCACTGGGAAACTCGGTCCTGGGAAGGCGACGGAAGGTAACCCCGCGAGCCAGGAGACCTGCCGTCATCCGTGGTCACACGCGAGAGTGCCGGTCGGGAATTGCAGGCATTGGCTTCATCGGATGCGCAGGCATGTCGATGAAACCTCGTTCGCTGTGACGTGCCACAAACGTCGACCGAGGTTCATCCATGCCGTCTCGTTCCGATGCCGATTGCCGGCATCATTCCGCGCGCTGCCGCGCGCTGCTGACATCCACCATTCTGGCGTCCAGTCTGTTCGCGAGCGTCGCGCCGGCGTCGGCGCAGGACAATACGCTGCCCGCCATCAACGTCACCGCGACCCGCAGCTACGAGGGCATCGTCGGCACTTCGAGCACGGTGATCACCGCCGACGACATCGCGCATTCGCCGGCGCAGACCGTGCAGGAGATCATCGCGCAGACGCCCGGCGTGCAGACCAGGACGCTGTATGGCGGCGTCAACGGCACCGGCTCGTCGATCGATCTGCGCGGCTTCGGCGCCACCGCGACCTCGAACACACTGTTCCTGGTCAACGGCCGCCGCCTCAACGACCTCGATCTGCAGGGCGTCGACCTGTCGAGCATCCCGCTGCAATCGATCGAGCGCATCGAGATCACCCGCGGCAGCAGCGGCGCGGTGCTGTACGGCGACAATGCGGTCGGCGGCGTCATCAATATCGTCACCAAGACCGGCGCCGGCGGACCGCCCGCGACGTTCCGGGCCGAAGGCGGCTTCGGCTCGTTCAACCAGCGGCTGGCATCGATTTCCGCGGCGTACAATTCCGGGCCGTGGTCGACCTCGGTGTTCGCCAACGGCGTGCGCTCCAACGGCTATCGCGCCAACAACGCGCTGGAACAGAACAACGCGATCGGCGAGCTGCGCTATGCCACGCCGGATCTCAGCGCCTTCGTCAACGTCTCCGGCGACAATCAGCATCTCGGCCTGCCCGGTTCCCGGATCGTGGATCCCTCGATCGGCGTCAACCAGCTCCAGACCGATCGCCGCGGCACCAACACGCCGTTCGATTTCGGCGACAAGCAGGGCGCCAACATCACCGCCGGCTTCACCAAATCGCTGTGGGACGGCGCCGAATTGATCGTCGACGGCGGCGTCCGCGACAAGCGGCAGCAGGCCGGCTATTTCGGCAATGTGCCGCTGTCGAGCTTCAGCGCGAGCTGGTTCGACGCACATCTGCAGACCTGGTCGATCACGCCGCGGCTGAGCATCACCCATGCGATGTTCGGCCTGCCGTCGAAAATCCTGACCGGTCTCGACTATTACGACGCGACCTATGATTCCGACCGCGGCCAGTATCGCAGCACGCCGCCGGTGCACGTCTACAACCTGTCGCAGAAGACGCTGGCCGGCTATTGGCAGCAGACCGTCGGCATCCTGCCGACCACCGACCTGTCCTATGGCGGCCGGCTGCAGAGCGTCAAAGTCGAGGCCAGCGATCGGCTGAACCCGCTGGCGCCGGGCTATTTCGGCGAAGCGCAGGCGCTGCCGCTGAGCAGCACCGAAACCCAGCACGCGCTGCATATCGGCCTCGACCATCGCTTCAACGACGTGTTCAGCGTGTTCGCCCGCGCCGCGCGCGCGTTCCGCACCCCGAATGTCGACGAGCGGGTCTCGTCGGGACCGTCCTACGACGCGTTCTTCAATCCGATTCCGGGCAACTTCGCGCTGAAGACCCAGACCTCGGTCGATTTCGAAGCCGGCTTCCGCGTCAAATCGGGGCCGTTCGAGATGCAGACCAGCGCCTACAACATGAATCTCAACAACGAGCTTCATTACGACCCGGTCAATTTCTACAACACCAATCTCGACCCGACCCGGCGCTATGGCGGCGAGACCAGCGCCTCGTTCCGCGTCAGCGATACGCTGCTGCTGCGCGGCGGCGGCGCCTATACCCGCGCGACGTTTCGCGAGGGCCCGTTCTCCGGCAACGACGTGCCGCTGGTGTCGCGCTATACGGCGAATGCCGGCGTGACCTGGAACGTCTGGCAGAAATACGTCGTGTTCGATGCGACCGCCCGCTACTGGAGCAGCCGCTATATGGACAGCGACGAGAACAACCTGCAGACCAAGATCCCGGCGAACGGCACGGTCGATGTCAAGCTGAGCGGCGCCTACGAGCATTTCTTCTGGTCGGCCAGCGTGATCAATCTGTTCAACTCGCAATATTACGATTACGCGGTGGCGAGCAGTTTCACGCCGGGACGCTACGGCGCCTATCCGCTGCCGGGACGAACCTATCTCGTCAAGGCCGGCGTGACGTTCTGACACGACATCACGCTTCATCACATCGTGCATGACAGGCCCCGGCAGCAAAGGCTGTTCCGGGGCCTTTTTCGTGCTACACCCCGCCCTTCCCAATCCACGACCTTTCCATTCCAAGACAATCAACGACTGGACGAATGACGAACGACGACAATTCCCGCACCGCCGCACGCGCCGGCGCACAGGAGACCGCCAACGCACTGGCCGAGCGCGAAGCCGCGGCCAAGGCGGCGCGCGACAACATGGCCCGGCTGCGCGCGCTGCGACTGGCCCGCGAGGCCGCCGAACCGCAGCGCAGCGCGCCGGCCAAGGCCAAGCGCAGCGCCGCTGGCGGCAAGACCGCCGCCGCACGAACCACGAGCCGGAAGGCCGACGACAAGCCGCGGCCGCTGTCCGAATGGCTGGCCGAGCAGCAGAGCGGCGGCCGCCGGACCTGACGCAATCTCGGCCCGGCGCGTTGCGACGGGCTGGTTTGCGCAAAATGCTGCAAACCCCCGCCTGATCCTCGACTAGACTGCCGCCGTTGGCTGGCGGCTGTGGAGCTGACAGACCGGAACCGGAACGCGTCGCGGCGCGTTCCATCCGGCTTCGACGAGATCGGACATGATGGGCGGCTGGCGAAAAAAGAAGAAGGACGGCGACGGCGGCAAGGACAAGGCCGGCGATGCGTCCGACAAGGCGGCGCCGGTCCGGTTGCCGGTCGACGACGTCTACGACACCGGCGACATCGCCGCGCCGGAGCGCGATCGCGACGACGAGCAGCGCGACCTCTGAGTCTGACGAGGGCCGTTTCCGGAGTCCGCGCGACGACGCAGCGATTTTGCTGCGCGCGAGCGGATCTGCCGATCGTCACGGGATCGCCGCCATGCGTCCCGCGAATGGACGACGTCCGCTCGGGGCGCGTCTTGTTGCGATTGGACGAACAGCCCGCGCCACGAATCCCGCCGCATGAAATCTACGCAGTTGCGGGACCGCGCGTGGCGCGCGGCGGCGTCCAATTCGTTTGAATCCGCGTGTCGCTCGTGACAGCGTCGGACCGATCGTCGGCCAACGACTCGACAATCCGGACGATCGACGTGCCAGCCCGCACCGCAGAGTGCGGCTTTCAACGAGAAGAGGAAATGCCATGTCCACCCGCAACGCGCTGCTTGCAGCCGGACTATTTGCGCTCGCCGCAACCCAGCCTGCCTTCGCCCAGAAGCAATACGGCCCCGGCGTCACCGACACCGAAATCAAGATCGGGCAGACCATGCCCTACAGCGGCCCGGCTTCGGCATATGGCGTGCAGGGCCATGTCCAGAACGCCTACTACGCGATGATCAACGCGAAGGGCGGCGTCAACGGCCGCAAGATCAACCTGATCAGCCTCGACGACGCCTATTCGCCGCCGAAGACGGTGGAGCAGACCCGCAAGCTGGTCGAGCAGGACGAGGTGCTGGCGATCGTCGGCACCGTCGGCACGCCGACCAATTCCGCGACTCAGAAATATCTCAACGGCAAAAAGGTGCCGCAGATCTTCATCTCCACGGGGGCGGCAAAATGGGATGATCCGAAGACCTTCCCGTGGACCACGCAGCTCTATCCTCCCTATCAGATGGAAGGCATGATTTTCGCGAAGTACCTGCTCAAGAACAAGCCCGACGCCAAGCTCGGCGTGTTCTCGCAGAACGACGACGCCGGCAAGGACTACGTCAAGGGCCTGAAGGAAGGGCTCGGCGACAAGGCCAAGACGATGATCGTCAAGGAGGTCACCTACGAGGTCACCGATCCGACCGTCGACTCGCAGATCGTCGCGCTGAAGGCGTCGGGCGCCGACACGCTGTTCACGATGGCGACGCCGAAATTTGGCGCCCAAGCGATCCGCAAGGTCCACGAACTGAACTGGAAGCCGCTCAACTTCGTCGTCAGCGTCGCCAGCTCGATCAAGGGCGTGCTCGAACCCGCCGGCAGCGAAGCCTCGACCGGGTTGCTCACCGCGCTCGCCATGAAGACGCCGACCGACCCGCGGTTCGAGAACGATGCCGACGTCAAGGAATTCAAGGAATTCCTGGCCAAGTGGTTTCCGAAAGGCGACATCGCCGACGGCAGCGTGGTGATCGGCTACATCTCGGCCTATATGACGGCGAAGACGCTCGAAGCCTGCGGCGACAATCTCACCCGCGACAACCTGCTCAAGCAGGCGACCAACATCAAGCCGACGGTTGCTCCGCTGCTACTGCCGGGCGTCAAGATCTCGACGCGGCCGGACCGCTACGCGCCCTACACCCAGATGCAGATCGCCCGTTTCGACGGCAAGAGCTGGGTGCCTGAAGGCGAAGTGTTCAACACCGACGCGACCAGCCAGTAAGGTGGCGACGAACTAACGAGCCGACGAACGGACGTCATCCTGAGGTGCGCGCCCTTGCGCGCCTCGAAGGATGCGAGACGGACCTCGCGGCTCATCCTTCGAGGTCCGACGCGCCGCGCATGAGCGCGACGCGTCGGACACCTCAGGATGACGATGTGCAGGTCGATGCGGCAGGCCGCTGGTGCGAGGCTCGATACCCGGCCTTCGCCGTTCCGACGCGGCTTCGGCCGTGCAGGCGGGACGAACACCCGGCCATGACGGAAGAGAATTCACGCCGGCTTGCGAAGGCCGACAGGCGCGACGTCCGAGCTGCTCAGCAGCCTCGCGCGCTCGGTGTTCGGCCACAGCAGCAGCAGGCCGAGCAGGCCGGAGACGATCATCACCGCGCCGTTGATCACGTAGCCGGTGAGATAGCCCTCGTTCAGCGACGCGGCGTGCTGGACGACGCTGCCCATCACCAGCGGCGCCACGATGCCGGCGAGCGTGTACAGCGCACCGTAGATCGCGATCGCGGCGCCGCGCTGCGACACCGGGGCGAACTCGGCGATCATCGGCGGGCACACCACGTAGATCGATCCGCACAACCCCGAGCCGATCACCAGCGCGGCGATCCGCCCGGTCGGATTGTCGATCAACGGCATCGTCAGCAGGATCAGTCCGCCGAGCACCAGCGGGGCCGCGCCGAGCACGCCGCGGGCCAGCCGGCTCGACGCGCCGCGCCCCATCAGCAACTGCGACAGCCAGCCGGTCAGCATCACGACGGCGGCGCCGAACACCCAGGGCGTGATCGAGATCAGGCCGGCCTGGTGCTGGCTGAAGCCGAGCCCGCTGATGATGTAGGTGGTGAACCAGGTCAGTCCCAGCGACAGCGCCCAATACGCACCGAACGTCGCCGCGACGCAGCCGATGAAGGTGCGCGAGGTCAGCAGCCGCGCATAGGGGATCCGAGTCTCCGCCGCCGCCATCGCCGCGGTCGGCACCAGCGGGCCTTCCTTGCCGAGCGCGAGCCACGCCGCCGCCCACATCAGCCCGACAATGCCGAGCGCGCCGAACGCGTAGTGCCAGGAATGGTTGACGATGATCCAGTTCAGCGCCGGTACCGCCAGGATCACGCCGAACGCCGAGCCCTGCGACAGGATCGCGGTGGGCAGCGTCCGCTTGTGGTCGGGAAACCATTTGTAGATCGCATGCGCCGCGACCGCGAAGGCCGGGCCTTCGCCGGCGCCGAGGATGATGCGGCAGATCAAGAGCGTGGTGAAGCTGACGGTGCCGACCATCGGAAACTGCGCCACCGCCCAGATCAGGGCCAGCACCAACAGCACCCAACGGGTGTCGACCCGGTTGACGACGAAGCCGACGACGACCGCCGTGATCGAGAACAGGAAGAAAAACGACGAGCCGAGCAGGCCGAACTGTTCGGGTGTGAGACCGAGCTCTTGGGTGATCGGCACGCCGGCGAGGCCGACGACGATCTTGTCGGCGAAGTTGACCACCATGAACAGGAACAGGAGGAAGGTGATCCTCCAGGCGCCCTTCGGCGTGGAATGCCCGTCCAAGGCGGCCTCCCGATGACGTCATTGCCGGTTCTTATTGCGAACCTGTTGCGATGCTGCCGCCGATCGGGCGGGAATGCAATCACGCATTCGTCAGAATGTCGCATGGGCGATGCTTTGAGCCGCGTGCAGTGCGAACAAGCCTGCGTCCGGTTATTGAGTCGTGCAGGCGCGGTCACCATATCGGCCGGATGTAGTTCATTGGGACATCATGATGACCGGTTCGACGACGCATAGCGCCGCGCGTTTTGCAGCGCACAGGACGAAGACGCTGCGCAGCCCATGCAACCATGCGCACTGACGTGTCGAGCCGGCCGGATCATCGGCTGATGTTGACCGTTTCCGGCTTGACCAAATCCTATCGTTCGGGACAGGACAGCGTCGCCGTGCTGCGCGGCGTCGATTTCGCGTTGGCTGCGGGTGAAAGCGTGGCGCTGACTGGCGAATCCGGGAGTGGCAAGAGCACGCTGCTGCATCTGATCGCCGGACTCGACCAGCCCGATGGCGGCGAGATCGTCTACGGCGATCTGACGATCTCGCGGCTCGCCGACGCCGCACGCGCCGCCTTCCGCCGCGAACGGCTCGGCCTGGTGTTTCAGCAGTTCAATCTGATCCCGAGCCTGACCGTCGCCGACAATCTGTCGTTCCAGTCGCGGCTGGCGGGTCGCCACGACGCGCAATGGCACGCCGAACTGATCGAGCGGCTCGGCCTCGGCGCGCTGCAGAAGCGCTATCCGGAGCAACTCTCCGGCGGCCAGCAGCAGCGCGTCGCGATCGGCCGCGCGCTGGCGGTGAAGCCCGTCCTGCTGCTCGCCGACGAGCCGACCGGCAATCTCGACGAGGCCACCGCCGACGACGTGCTGGCGCTCGCCCGAGATCTGGTGCGCCGCACCGGCTGCGGCTTTCTGATGGTGACGCACAGCGAACGGCTCGCCGCCATGCTCGACCGCAGGGTCAATCTGCATGCGGGGCTGATCCATTGAGGCGCGCGCTGTGGATCCTCGCAGTGCTGCTGAGCCATTGGCGTCGCCATCCGCTGCAACTCGCCACTTTGCTGATCGGACTGATCTCGGCGACCGCGCTGTGGAGCGGCGTGCAGGCGCTGAACGCGCAGGCGCGCACCAGCTACGACCGTGCCGCGGCGACGCTCGGCGGCGCCCGCACCGCGACGCTGGTCGCGCCGGACGCCGAGCATTTTCCGCAAGCTTTGTTCGTCGAGCTGCGCCGCGCCGGCTGGCAGGTCTCGCCGGTGATCGAAGGCCAAGTCCGGGTCGGCGGACGCACCCTGCGGCTGCTCGGGATCGAGCCGCTGTCGATGCCGGTCGAAGCCAGCGCCGCGCCGGCGATCGGCACCGCCAATCTGCAGGGCTTCATTCTGCCGCCCGGCCAGACGCTGCTGTCGCCCGACACGCTCGGCGCGTTGAAGCTCGCCGACGGTGCCACGCCGTATATCAGCAATGGCGGCCAGTTGCCGCCGCTGAAGCCGCAAGCCGAAGTCGCACCCGGCGTGCTGGTGGTCGACATCGGCATCGCGCAGAAGCTGCTCGGACTGCCCGATCAGGTGTCGCGCCTCCTGATCGGCAGCAAGGTCGTGGCTTCGCGAACGCCGCTGCAAGACGTCGTCGGCGAC
The DNA window shown above is from Rhodopseudomonas palustris HaA2 and carries:
- a CDS encoding MFS transporter, which produces MVVNFADKIVVGLAGVPITQELGLTPEQFGLLGSSFFFLFSITAVVVGFVVNRVDTRWVLLVLALIWAVAQFPMVGTVSFTTLLICRIILGAGEGPAFAVAAHAIYKWFPDHKRTLPTAILSQGSAFGVILAVPALNWIIVNHSWHYAFGALGIVGLMWAAAWLALGKEGPLVPTAAMAAAETRIPYARLLTSRTFIGCVAATFGAYWALSLGLTWFTTYIISGLGFSQHQAGLISITPWVFGAAVVMLTGWLSQLLMGRGASSRLARGVLGAAPLVLGGLILLTMPLIDNPTGRIAALVIGSGLCGSIYVVCPPMIAEFAPVSQRGAAIAIYGALYTLAGIVAPLVMGSVVQHAASLNEGYLTGYVINGAVMIVSGLLGLLLLWPNTERARLLSSSDVAPVGLRKPA
- a CDS encoding DUF938 domain-containing protein produces the protein MADYVVEFGKDGRPVEPDGRLDAAAFHRNQQAICEVLGRLLHGTTGDVLEAGSGTGQHVIAFARAHPGIVWWPSDCHPQHLISIAAWRAYAGLDNVRPPLRIDLSDPAWCAEMTDGRGPGPLAAVFCANVVHIAPWPVAEGLFAGAARTLRPDGRLILYGPFKRDGHHTAISNAVFDTSLRAANAEWGVRDVDELQQLAAGGGLSLAEIVEMPANNLILCFSRSGET
- a CDS encoding ABC transporter ATP-binding protein — translated: MLTVSGLTKSYRSGQDSVAVLRGVDFALAAGESVALTGESGSGKSTLLHLIAGLDQPDGGEIVYGDLTISRLADAARAAFRRERLGLVFQQFNLIPSLTVADNLSFQSRLAGRHDAQWHAELIERLGLGALQKRYPEQLSGGQQQRVAIGRALAVKPVLLLADEPTGNLDEATADDVLALARDLVRRTGCGFLMVTHSERLAAMLDRRVNLHAGLIH
- a CDS encoding TonB-dependent receptor, whose product is MPSRSDADCRHHSARCRALLTSTILASSLFASVAPASAQDNTLPAINVTATRSYEGIVGTSSTVITADDIAHSPAQTVQEIIAQTPGVQTRTLYGGVNGTGSSIDLRGFGATATSNTLFLVNGRRLNDLDLQGVDLSSIPLQSIERIEITRGSSGAVLYGDNAVGGVINIVTKTGAGGPPATFRAEGGFGSFNQRLASISAAYNSGPWSTSVFANGVRSNGYRANNALEQNNAIGELRYATPDLSAFVNVSGDNQHLGLPGSRIVDPSIGVNQLQTDRRGTNTPFDFGDKQGANITAGFTKSLWDGAELIVDGGVRDKRQQAGYFGNVPLSSFSASWFDAHLQTWSITPRLSITHAMFGLPSKILTGLDYYDATYDSDRGQYRSTPPVHVYNLSQKTLAGYWQQTVGILPTTDLSYGGRLQSVKVEASDRLNPLAPGYFGEAQALPLSSTETQHALHIGLDHRFNDVFSVFARAARAFRTPNVDERVSSGPSYDAFFNPIPGNFALKTQTSVDFEAGFRVKSGPFEMQTSAYNMNLNNELHYDPVNFYNTNLDPTRRYGGETSASFRVSDTLLLRGGGAYTRATFREGPFSGNDVPLVSRYTANAGVTWNVWQKYVVFDATARYWSSRYMDSDENNLQTKIPANGTVDVKLSGAYEHFFWSASVINLFNSQYYDYAVASSFTPGRYGAYPLPGRTYLVKAGVTF
- a CDS encoding MFS transporter, with the translated sequence MVNLPLRDESSIRYEGWRIVAMCFAVATFGWALGFYGQSVYLAELTRLHGWPSSLIATATTFFYLGGALLVAFVGDVIRVIGPRACLLGGIAAMALGTALLGRIDAVWQLYAVYVLLAVGWAGTSLGAITSTLGLWFDRRRGMAISLALNGASFGGIAGVPLLVAAIGHFGFADATLAAAIAGVLLMPVVAIVVGRPPLRIAEHPAGPGAVQALSSGAIRRDAFRDIAFLTVTIAFALVLFAQVGFIVHLIAYLDPLIGRERAAAAVALLTTMAVVGRVSLSTVIDRLDQRLVSAISFLSQAVALAIVILSRDGTLLLIACALFGFSVGNLITLPALIVQREFPAASFGVLISLVTAINQVTYAFGPGVIGLVRDLSGSYTLPFAGCIVLQLIAAALVMMRGRS
- a CDS encoding MFS transporter codes for the protein MVDATAIDGFADDARARSNVMRLAAAQALTGANAAVIFATGSIIGAQLAPSVALATVPISMYVVGLAAGTLPTGAIARRYGRRVSFMIGAGCGAFTGLLGALAILYGSFELFCVATFLGGLYGAVSQSYRFAAADGASVAYRPKAVSWVMAGGVFAGVLGPQLVQWTMDIWQPYLFAFSYLVQAAVALVAMAVLWSVDAPKPQPADFAGGRPLLEIVRQPRFIAAAMCGAIAYPMMNLVMTSAPLAMQMCGLPISDSNFGLQWHIVAMYAPSFFTGSLIAKFGAPRVVALGLALEAAGASIGLMGITAPHFWATLFVIGVGWNFAFVGASALVLETHQPSEKNKVQAFNDFVVFGMMALGSFGSGQLLANYGWATVNLTVFPPVLLGLVVLAITGWSRKRVAAAAAAVPERGI
- a CDS encoding ABC transporter substrate-binding protein produces the protein MSTRNALLAAGLFALAATQPAFAQKQYGPGVTDTEIKIGQTMPYSGPASAYGVQGHVQNAYYAMINAKGGVNGRKINLISLDDAYSPPKTVEQTRKLVEQDEVLAIVGTVGTPTNSATQKYLNGKKVPQIFISTGAAKWDDPKTFPWTTQLYPPYQMEGMIFAKYLLKNKPDAKLGVFSQNDDAGKDYVKGLKEGLGDKAKTMIVKEVTYEVTDPTVDSQIVALKASGADTLFTMATPKFGAQAIRKVHELNWKPLNFVVSVASSIKGVLEPAGSEASTGLLTALAMKTPTDPRFENDADVKEFKEFLAKWFPKGDIADGSVVIGYISAYMTAKTLEACGDNLTRDNLLKQATNIKPTVAPLLLPGVKISTRPDRYAPYTQMQIARFDGKSWVPEGEVFNTDATSQ